From Sporocytophaga myxococcoides, one genomic window encodes:
- a CDS encoding NADAR family protein, producing MTYNLEWLIENYKKGKRSKFLFFWGHQKSKNGDLTPTCFSQWWSVSFKVDGVIYKTAEHWMMGQKALLFRDTEAYEKILIAGSPKEAKAIGRQVLNYQEDIWADKRFGIVVAGNLHKFSQHADLKDYLLSTKDKIIVEASPVDKIWGIGLSADSDKADNPLRWNGLNLLGFALMEVRDKLRSK from the coding sequence ATGACATATAATTTAGAATGGCTTATTGAAAATTATAAGAAAGGAAAAAGGTCTAAGTTTTTATTTTTTTGGGGACATCAGAAAAGCAAAAACGGAGATTTAACACCAACTTGTTTCAGTCAATGGTGGAGTGTTTCATTCAAAGTTGATGGTGTTATATATAAGACAGCAGAACATTGGATGATGGGACAAAAGGCACTATTGTTCAGAGATACGGAGGCATATGAAAAGATACTTATTGCCGGATCACCAAAGGAAGCTAAAGCGATTGGTCGACAAGTACTGAATTATCAGGAAGATATCTGGGCAGATAAACGTTTTGGAATTGTAGTAGCTGGAAACTTACACAAATTTTCGCAGCATGCCGATCTTAAAGATTATTTACTTTCTACGAAAGATAAAATTATAGTAGAAGCAAGTCCGGTCGACAAAATATGGGGCATTGGCCTGAGTGCAGATAGCGACAAAGCTGATAATCCATTAAGGTGGAATGGACTAAATCTACTGGGCTTTGCACTAATGGAAGTAAGAGATAAATTAAGATCAAAATAA
- a CDS encoding Crp/Fnr family transcriptional regulator, protein MPISSLLKYISKTVSLSEEDIKVLMRVFNYDIFKKGSLLEAENSVAQNLYFIKSGFARIYHFEDGNEITTSIGTPNSLITSFESFLKGTPSSSNLKCITDCEMLYISRVDYDRIFVEIPSWEKFCRFNYEKIIANNFQRSNDLISLPAEKRYHKLVQSHPEIIQNVPIQYIASYIGIKPESLSRIRKKIS, encoded by the coding sequence ATGCCTATCTCATCCTTATTAAAATATATCTCCAAAACCGTTTCATTATCAGAAGAGGATATTAAGGTGCTCATGAGGGTATTTAATTACGATATCTTTAAAAAAGGAAGTCTGCTGGAAGCTGAAAATTCCGTTGCACAAAATCTTTATTTTATAAAATCAGGTTTTGCCAGGATTTATCATTTTGAAGATGGCAATGAGATTACAACATCCATTGGTACACCCAATAGCCTTATCACAAGCTTTGAAAGCTTTCTGAAAGGAACACCTTCGTCATCTAATCTTAAATGCATCACAGATTGTGAAATGCTTTATATCTCCAGAGTAGATTATGATAGGATCTTTGTTGAAATCCCTTCATGGGAAAAATTTTGCAGATTCAATTACGAGAAAATTATAGCAAACAATTTTCAGCGTAGCAATGATCTGATCTCTCTTCCAGCAGAAAAGAGATACCATAAATTAGTCCAGTCTCACCCGGAAATAATTCAAAACGTTCCTATTCAATATATTGCCTCTTATATCGGAATTAAACCAGAATCATTAAGCAGGATTCGCAAGAAAATTTCCTAA
- a CDS encoding site-2 protease family protein codes for MEEQESLITSEPTEKVYPDKPVEESAAKSLLPSIASALLFIAASYFVFDWSLTNILILAGVVLFHELGHFAAMKIYSYKDVSMFFVPLVGAFVSGTKEQISQKQSIIIILAGPLPGALLGAILYYFGLAYHNDFLLNIAGFMVLINLFNLLPIMPFDGGRFIKSLFFERSELISSIFSYISIGALFYYSITSRSYFLMLVPGFLILQLFAQSQLKKTKEAVVDKGININKSYDELSNEEYWLVRDEIGKHVKAFSKYITPGKYEVSENEQKIIEQVKAVIQKEPIQDLKVGGKILFTVIWILSFIIPFVIIGVSMILTRSL; via the coding sequence ATGGAAGAGCAAGAAAGTCTTATAACCTCGGAACCTACAGAGAAAGTATATCCAGACAAGCCTGTTGAGGAAAGTGCTGCTAAATCTTTGCTGCCTTCAATTGCAAGTGCACTTTTGTTTATTGCTGCTTCCTATTTCGTGTTTGACTGGAGCCTAACGAACATATTAATATTGGCAGGCGTGGTACTCTTTCATGAGTTGGGCCATTTTGCCGCTATGAAGATCTACAGTTACAAGGATGTATCAATGTTTTTTGTACCACTTGTTGGAGCTTTTGTATCAGGTACCAAAGAGCAGATCTCGCAAAAGCAATCAATCATTATAATTCTTGCAGGACCTTTACCTGGTGCATTGCTTGGTGCTATATTGTATTACTTCGGGTTGGCATATCATAATGACTTCTTGTTGAACATTGCTGGTTTTATGGTTTTAATTAACCTGTTTAATCTGCTGCCAATAATGCCTTTTGATGGCGGACGATTTATTAAATCTCTGTTCTTTGAGAGAAGCGAGCTTATAAGCAGCATATTCAGTTATATATCCATTGGGGCTCTTTTTTACTATTCCATCACTTCTAGATCTTATTTTTTGATGCTTGTTCCAGGCTTCCTGATCCTGCAGTTATTTGCGCAGTCACAATTAAAAAAGACAAAGGAAGCAGTAGTGGATAAAGGAATTAATATTAATAAAAGTTATGATGAACTTAGTAATGAAGAGTACTGGCTTGTGCGTGATGAAATAGGGAAACATGTTAAGGCTTTTAGTAAATATATTACTCCCGGAAAATATGAGGTTTCGGAAAATGAACAGAAGATAATAGAACAGGTTAAGGCAGTCATTCAGAAAGAACCTATACAGGATCTTAAGGTAGGAGGTAAAATTCTTTTTACAGTCATCTGGATTTTATCTTTTATTATTCCTTTTGTAATTATTGGGGTAAGTATGATTTTGACAAGGAGTTTGTAA
- a CDS encoding glycoside hydrolase family 65 protein has protein sequence MNNWILEYFGMDGANEGLREALCTLGNGQIATRGAAEESFADGIHYPGTYLAGGYNRLKSEVSGKVIENEDLVNWPNWLCLTFKVEDDDNWFDLSQKKVLFYKQKLDIKHGLLIREMRFSDNKDRETSIISTRFVSMNDQHMAAIRWEFKAINWSGNIVIRTSLDGNIKNEGVKRYQKLNNEHLNIIDLGQFEKDNIYLLVQTNQSRIYMAQASSCQVFQDNEKVNFQYEIDKIKGKISQNIYLNVTQAKETIIEKTVAIYSSKDMAISEPLVEAKNSISKSETFNDLKKKHQYSWNVLWDRFDFYFSDPGNTILLLHLHIFHLLQTCSPHTIGKDVGVPARGLHGEAYRGHIFWDELFIFPLLNFLLPDLTQSLLKYRFHRLDAAKRLAIKEGLQGAMYPWQSGSNGREESQVLHLNPNSGKWGPDNTYLQRHVNLAIAYNIWQYYEVTGNIPFMKVYGAEMLLEISKFFSSICTWNSHKERYEILKVVGPDEFHTSYPDSEEPGINNNAYTNYMASWLFTKAIKILKLIGNARRAELLQKLDLNEKTISKWDEISHKLFIPFMENGIIAQFEGYEKLKEFDWNGYRKKYKNIQRLDRILNAENDSVNNYKASKQADVLMLFYLFSSEELVESFGKLGYDFTPNHIPNNINYYIPRTSDGSTLSRIVRSWVEARSKREHSWYFFHEALMSDFKDVQGGTTAEGIHLGSMASTVDIIQRCYTGLVTRNDVLWLNPSFPKEIDSMDLTLYYRGLWLKIFFRPNECKIEASDGALQPITIGFKDEKILLKPGDTIIIPIHR, from the coding sequence ATGAACAACTGGATCTTAGAATATTTCGGTATGGATGGAGCCAATGAAGGGCTTCGTGAAGCATTATGTACACTCGGAAATGGACAAATTGCTACACGGGGAGCGGCAGAAGAATCATTCGCTGATGGGATTCATTACCCTGGGACATATCTTGCTGGTGGCTATAACAGACTAAAATCAGAAGTTTCCGGCAAGGTCATTGAAAATGAAGATCTCGTCAATTGGCCCAATTGGTTATGCCTTACTTTTAAAGTGGAAGATGATGATAACTGGTTCGATTTATCCCAAAAAAAAGTACTTTTTTATAAACAAAAATTAGACATAAAACATGGACTCTTAATAAGAGAGATGAGATTTTCAGACAACAAAGATCGTGAAACATCTATCATCAGTACCAGATTCGTAAGCATGAACGATCAACATATGGCAGCAATCCGATGGGAGTTTAAAGCAATCAATTGGTCTGGTAATATAGTTATCCGCACATCTCTAGATGGAAATATAAAAAATGAAGGGGTTAAACGTTATCAGAAATTAAATAACGAACATCTTAATATTATTGATCTTGGTCAATTTGAGAAGGACAATATTTATCTGTTAGTTCAAACGAATCAGTCCCGCATTTACATGGCCCAGGCTTCCTCTTGTCAAGTTTTCCAGGATAATGAAAAAGTTAATTTTCAATACGAAATCGATAAAATAAAAGGAAAAATAAGTCAGAATATCTATTTAAACGTTACTCAGGCAAAAGAAACTATAATAGAAAAAACAGTAGCTATTTATTCTTCCAAAGACATGGCAATAAGTGAGCCTCTTGTGGAAGCTAAAAATTCTATTAGTAAAAGCGAAACCTTTAATGATCTAAAAAAAAAACATCAATATTCCTGGAATGTTTTGTGGGATCGTTTTGATTTTTATTTTTCAGATCCTGGAAATACAATCTTACTACTTCACTTACATATATTTCATCTGCTTCAAACTTGTTCTCCACATACTATTGGTAAAGACGTAGGTGTACCTGCACGTGGTTTGCACGGAGAGGCTTATAGAGGTCACATATTCTGGGATGAACTATTTATATTCCCATTATTGAACTTCCTATTACCTGATCTAACCCAATCACTTCTTAAATATCGCTTCCATCGTTTAGATGCTGCAAAAAGACTTGCTATAAAAGAAGGATTACAAGGAGCAATGTATCCCTGGCAAAGTGGAAGTAATGGAAGAGAAGAAAGTCAAGTCCTTCATCTTAATCCAAATTCTGGCAAATGGGGACCAGACAATACTTACTTGCAAAGACATGTTAACCTTGCAATAGCTTATAACATATGGCAATATTATGAAGTAACAGGTAATATTCCGTTTATGAAAGTTTATGGTGCAGAAATGTTATTGGAAATATCAAAATTCTTTTCAAGTATATGTACCTGGAATAGTCACAAGGAGCGATATGAAATATTAAAAGTAGTAGGACCAGATGAGTTTCATACTTCATATCCAGATTCAGAAGAGCCTGGAATTAATAATAACGCATATACCAACTATATGGCATCCTGGCTTTTTACCAAAGCAATAAAAATCCTCAAGCTGATTGGAAATGCACGCAGAGCCGAATTACTTCAAAAATTAGATTTGAATGAAAAGACCATTTCAAAATGGGATGAAATCAGTCATAAATTATTCATTCCATTTATGGAAAATGGAATAATAGCCCAATTTGAGGGATATGAGAAATTAAAAGAATTTGATTGGAACGGATACCGGAAAAAATATAAAAATATCCAGCGATTAGACAGAATACTAAACGCAGAAAATGATTCTGTGAATAATTATAAGGCCTCCAAACAAGCTGATGTATTAATGTTATTTTATCTGTTTTCTTCAGAAGAATTAGTTGAATCATTTGGAAAATTAGGATATGACTTTACACCCAATCATATTCCGAATAATATAAACTATTATATACCCCGTACATCAGACGGTTCAACACTTAGCCGAATAGTTCGTTCATGGGTTGAAGCACGTTCTAAGCGTGAACATTCCTGGTATTTTTTCCATGAAGCATTGATGAGTGATTTTAAAGATGTACAAGGTGGAACAACTGCAGAAGGCATACATCTAGGTTCTATGGCGAGCACGGTAGATATCATTCAGCGTTGTTATACCGGACTGGTAACACGTAATGATGTTTTATGGCTTAATCCCTCTTTTCCAAAAGAAATAGATTCAATGGACTTAACACTATATTATAGAGGCCTTTGGTTAAAGATTTTTTTCCGCCCAAATGAATGTAAAATTGAAGCGAGTGATGGAGCTCTACAACCAATTACTATTGGGTTTAAGGATGAAAAAATACTGTTAAAACCCGGAGACACTATAATAATTCCTATTCATAGGTAA
- a CDS encoding MBL fold metallo-hydrolase has translation MQRIIQLSVLPYGMMNCFLIKGNRKHVLVDTGIPGSESKILKQIDDQGLRREDIGLIIITHGHIDHFGSVRALRKILNVPVMVHESDAQALITGKSMAETLKPNKKIWNILKRRLLTAQAPGCSPDIILEGNSDFDLSTYGINGKVIHTPGHTPGSLSVVVDERHAIITDLASSGILLGGLAFHSRMKKPPFHDNLLEVKASIDKLLALSLEVFYLGHGYPVTRNALIHYRDKVLKV, from the coding sequence ATGCAAAGGATCATTCAATTATCAGTGCTCCCTTATGGGATGATGAATTGCTTTCTCATCAAAGGGAACAGAAAACATGTATTGGTAGACACCGGAATTCCCGGCAGCGAATCAAAAATTCTTAAGCAAATAGATGATCAAGGCTTAAGGAGGGAGGATATTGGCCTTATTATTATTACTCATGGTCATATCGATCATTTCGGGAGTGTGAGGGCATTACGAAAGATTCTGAATGTACCTGTTATGGTCCATGAGTCGGACGCACAGGCTTTGATTACTGGGAAAAGTATGGCCGAAACACTTAAGCCAAATAAGAAAATCTGGAATATCTTAAAGAGAAGATTACTGACAGCACAAGCACCTGGATGTTCACCCGATATAATTCTAGAAGGCAATAGTGATTTTGATCTGAGTACTTATGGAATTAATGGAAAGGTTATACATACACCCGGCCATACACCCGGCTCTCTATCTGTAGTTGTTGATGAAAGGCACGCTATTATAACGGATTTGGCTTCTTCAGGAATTCTGCTTGGTGGCTTGGCTTTTCATTCAAGAATGAAGAAACCTCCGTTTCATGATAATTTACTTGAAGTAAAAGCAAGTATTGATAAATTGTTGGCTTTGAGTCTGGAGGTGTTTTATCTGGGGCATGGTTACCCTGTTACAAGAAATGCATTAATTCATTATCGGGATAAGGTCTTAAAGGTTTAA
- a CDS encoding HAD family hydrolase — MTMQMQMHITTLLCDLDGVLTRTAKLHAKTWKILFDEFLKKQAEQHNEEFQEFNTATDYPKYVDGIPRLDGIKSFLKSRNISIPEGTSDDPNTSITVNGLGKQKNLIFHKLLKTEGVETFSSSIEALKAWRKSGLKLAVVSSSKNCKQILEASGIVNLFDVIVDGVIREEKKLRGKPYPDTFLYACKLLQVKPDDTAVAEDAASGIKAAVKGNFGFTIGIKNDNNFNLLKEAKADTIVNNLSELNYNGNRFQLL; from the coding sequence ATGACAATGCAGATGCAGATGCACATTACCACTTTATTATGTGACCTTGATGGTGTATTAACCCGTACAGCAAAACTTCATGCTAAAACCTGGAAAATTCTTTTTGATGAGTTTCTTAAAAAACAAGCAGAACAGCATAATGAAGAATTTCAGGAATTCAATACAGCAACCGATTATCCAAAATATGTAGATGGCATACCTCGCCTGGATGGGATTAAAAGCTTTCTGAAATCCCGAAATATTTCCATTCCGGAAGGCACCTCAGATGATCCGAATACTTCAATAACTGTTAATGGTTTGGGAAAACAAAAGAATTTAATATTTCACAAACTCTTGAAAACAGAAGGAGTAGAAACATTCTCTTCCTCCATTGAAGCTTTAAAAGCATGGAGAAAATCAGGATTAAAACTTGCGGTCGTTTCTTCAAGTAAAAATTGTAAACAAATACTTGAAGCTTCAGGAATAGTTAATTTATTTGATGTTATAGTGGACGGAGTTATCAGAGAAGAAAAAAAACTAAGAGGTAAACCTTACCCTGATACATTCCTTTATGCCTGTAAACTTTTGCAAGTAAAGCCTGATGATACTGCTGTTGCAGAGGATGCTGCTTCAGGCATAAAAGCAGCTGTAAAAGGAAACTTTGGATTCACTATTGGAATTAAAAATGATAATAACTTCAATCTACTGAAAGAGGCAAAAGCAGATACAATTGTTAATAATCTCAGTGAGTTAAATTATAACGGAAACCGATTTCAATTGCTATAG
- a CDS encoding AAA family ATPase — protein sequence MKTTGLTLGKFAPFHKGHQYMIETAIREMDDVIIVIYDAPEVTGIPLNIRASWIRTLYPNVEVIEGVDGPSVTGDSSEIKKIQEDYISGLLKGRKITHFYSSEFYGDHMSQSLGALNREVDRARTVVPISGTLVRENVFLHKNYLSPVVYKDFVVNVVFLGAPFTGKTTLAKKLSEEYKTVWMPEYGREYWEQNQSDRRLTLDQLTEIAEGHLLQEDQQLYKANQYLFTDTSAITTYMFSLYYHNEVSDKLKLICILRYLKNMMTFFCLMEKEVNSLLQGEIILFSH from the coding sequence ATGAAAACTACAGGACTGACTCTTGGTAAATTTGCTCCTTTTCATAAGGGGCATCAATACATGATTGAAACTGCCATCCGTGAGATGGATGATGTAATCATAGTGATATATGATGCACCTGAAGTAACAGGCATACCTTTAAATATCAGAGCATCCTGGATACGGACATTATACCCGAATGTTGAAGTGATAGAAGGTGTAGATGGACCTTCGGTAACGGGAGATTCATCAGAGATTAAAAAGATTCAGGAAGATTATATTTCAGGATTGCTGAAGGGAAGGAAGATAACACATTTTTATTCAAGTGAATTTTATGGTGATCACATGAGTCAATCTTTAGGAGCTTTAAACAGAGAAGTGGATAGGGCTAGGACTGTAGTGCCGATATCAGGAACTTTAGTGAGAGAAAATGTTTTTCTTCATAAAAATTATTTATCACCTGTTGTTTATAAGGATTTTGTAGTAAATGTAGTATTCCTGGGAGCTCCGTTTACAGGAAAAACTACGTTAGCTAAAAAATTATCAGAGGAATATAAAACAGTCTGGATGCCTGAATATGGCAGAGAGTATTGGGAGCAAAACCAATCAGACAGAAGACTTACTTTGGATCAGTTGACAGAAATCGCAGAAGGACATTTGCTTCAGGAAGATCAGCAATTGTATAAAGCAAATCAGTATCTGTTTACAGATACCAGTGCGATTACAACCTATATGTTTTCGTTATATTATCATAATGAAGTAAGTGATAAATTGAAATTGATTTGTATCTTGAGATATTTGAAGAACATGATGACGTTCTTTTGCCTTATGGAGAAAGAGGTGAACTCGTTATTACAGGGGGAAATAATCCTTTTCTCCCATTAA
- a CDS encoding radical SAM protein, producing the protein MKIFKDLFIRYNNLNESNFYILFSNNTCLSGVVEILPGSDGGYVENSIIKEPTVEGRYTLRHNSIDLQLENGKWISWTKITDNLYQENDREIIRLTDYNLSEAFLITHQNQIQKKTEPVQHGYSVLDTGLETENIFVANWFLGNTCSYSCSYCPSYLNDGSIPWTDLEILKNFIDTLFEKKAGQKIVIEFTGGEVTLYKDYGALCSYIKSKGGVISMITNGSRTMDWWRKNVQHFDVIAFSYHTEFADRAKYLELADFLKDKVDLNCNIMAPPGKLDFCLELGEDIRKLGIYTVNLMPLIEDLEGELLPGYTQNELDVIDQFNSTTSKEPIVNKTKVISKRSDLSKVYPDGKKQKVSPPLLVSSKENTWWGWNCLSGVTQIAIDAKGDIFRGWCMVGGKIGNIGNPNLTLPDDPVLCNKELCHCHFDFYSKKEIL; encoded by the coding sequence ATGAAAATTTTTAAAGACTTATTCATCCGATACAACAATCTCAACGAAAGTAACTTTTACATTTTGTTTAGCAATAACACCTGTTTAAGTGGTGTTGTCGAGATTTTGCCAGGATCTGATGGAGGATATGTTGAAAACTCCATAATAAAAGAACCTACCGTTGAAGGTAGGTATACATTAAGACATAACAGCATCGATCTTCAGTTAGAGAATGGAAAATGGATATCATGGACAAAAATCACTGATAATCTTTATCAGGAAAATGACAGGGAAATCATTCGCCTGACTGATTATAATCTCTCAGAAGCTTTTCTGATTACTCATCAAAATCAAATTCAGAAAAAGACAGAACCGGTGCAACACGGATATTCTGTTTTAGACACTGGTCTGGAGACTGAAAATATCTTTGTGGCCAACTGGTTTCTTGGTAATACATGTAGTTACTCCTGCAGTTATTGCCCTTCTTACCTGAATGATGGTTCTATTCCCTGGACAGATCTTGAAATTCTGAAGAACTTCATTGATACACTTTTTGAGAAAAAAGCAGGACAAAAGATTGTAATAGAATTTACAGGAGGAGAAGTTACGCTATACAAAGACTATGGCGCTTTATGCTCCTATATAAAATCTAAAGGTGGCGTGATCTCAATGATTACAAATGGTTCAAGAACAATGGACTGGTGGAGAAAGAATGTTCAGCATTTTGATGTCATAGCATTCAGTTATCATACAGAGTTTGCAGACAGGGCGAAGTACCTGGAGCTTGCGGATTTCCTGAAAGACAAGGTTGATCTGAATTGTAATATTATGGCACCTCCGGGCAAACTGGACTTCTGTCTGGAATTGGGGGAAGATATCCGTAAGCTTGGTATCTATACTGTTAACCTGATGCCGTTGATAGAAGACCTGGAAGGAGAACTTTTACCTGGCTATACTCAAAATGAACTTGATGTAATTGATCAATTCAATTCTACTACATCAAAAGAACCTATTGTCAATAAAACAAAGGTTATCAGTAAGAGATCTGATCTCTCAAAAGTATATCCTGACGGGAAAAAACAAAAGGTATCTCCTCCACTCCTGGTCTCCTCAAAGGAAAATACTTGGTGGGGCTGGAATTGCCTGAGTGGTGTGACTCAGATAGCTATTGATGCAAAAGGAGACATATTCAGAGGATGGTGTATGGTCGGAGGCAAAATAGGCAACATAGGGAATCCCAATCTTACCCTTCCTGATGATCCTGTTTTATGCAATAAAGAATTATGTCATTGTCATTTTGATTTCTATTCCAAAAAAGAAATTTTATAA
- a CDS encoding MgtC/SapB family protein, producing MEFIAEPLQFIGFSLRTFGHSVILIFIALLLGIPVGWQRGKGVDSIGLRTFPIVSMASCGFVILAKGVSISNGDPSIIGSTMQGMLSGIGFIGGGMILKEKGDIQGIVTAASIWNTAAIGMCIGFGRVEISLMLCIVNFLTLVLLTPLSNKGYLDPKGGLFKETNPKGKLSDKEDEAI from the coding sequence ATGGAATTTATTGCTGAACCTTTGCAATTTATCGGTTTTAGCCTCAGGACCTTTGGCCATTCTGTAATACTGATTTTTATTGCATTGTTATTGGGAATACCCGTAGGTTGGCAGAGAGGGAAAGGAGTTGATAGTATAGGTCTTCGTACGTTCCCTATTGTATCAATGGCAAGTTGTGGGTTTGTAATTCTGGCAAAAGGTGTAAGTATAAGCAATGGAGACCCATCGATAATTGGAAGCACAATGCAGGGGATGCTAAGTGGCATTGGCTTTATCGGAGGGGGAATGATATTAAAAGAAAAGGGGGACATCCAAGGCATTGTTACTGCAGCCAGTATCTGGAATACAGCTGCTATTGGCATGTGTATAGGATTTGGCAGAGTGGAGATCTCTCTTATGCTATGTATTGTGAATTTTCTCACCTTAGTACTACTGACACCGCTTTCTAATAAAGGTTATCTGGATCCTAAAGGAGGATTGTTTAAAGAAACTAACCCCAAAGGCAAGTTGAGCGATAAGGAAGATGAGGCTATATGA
- a CDS encoding T9SS type A sorting domain-containing protein — MKRKIVLIVFITISCVRALQAQDVNIPDSNFLKAILYSTDTNKDQKIQVAEAEAVTRLELRNANINDLTGIEAFINLDTLLVATNNLTVLDVSKNKKLKFLNCGVNKLSGIDISNNLELSTLVCNDNFLTSLDLSTADSLIELWCFNNYLNEIDLSKNTKLMMLTVVSNSIKNIDLSNNPSLIAFDCSSNRLSHLDLSNNLSLKGLGCSSNVLTHLDLSRNIDLEYVKCDDNQFEYLDFSHNRNIDSLYCRNMPSLRSICVPDIEFANAYYHKDITADWIDDCVLGINNDQKKTTINIFPNPSKDIVYLEHNSSWEIFDVYDKIVLSGSGFQLDLTNQPPGVYIIRITNENGQTYSQRLIKE, encoded by the coding sequence ATGAAAAGAAAAATTGTATTAATAGTTTTTATTACGATCTCCTGTGTTAGGGCTTTGCAAGCACAAGATGTAAATATTCCTGATTCAAATTTTTTGAAAGCAATATTATATTCTACAGACACCAATAAAGATCAGAAAATTCAGGTGGCGGAAGCGGAGGCAGTAACCCGTCTAGAATTAAGGAATGCAAATATCAATGATTTGACCGGCATAGAAGCTTTTATAAATCTGGATACTCTTCTAGTTGCTACCAATAATTTAACTGTTTTGGATGTGTCAAAAAATAAGAAATTGAAATTTCTCAATTGTGGAGTTAATAAACTATCCGGTATTGACATATCAAATAATCTTGAACTAAGTACTCTGGTGTGTAATGATAACTTTTTAACAAGTTTAGATTTGAGTACAGCGGATTCATTAATTGAATTATGGTGTTTTAATAATTATCTTAATGAAATCGACTTGTCCAAAAATACTAAATTAATGATGTTAACTGTGGTCTCAAACTCAATTAAAAATATTGACCTTTCAAATAATCCGTCTCTAATAGCATTTGATTGTTCTTCAAATAGATTAAGCCACCTTGATCTTTCGAATAATTTGTCATTAAAAGGATTAGGTTGTTCTTCAAATGTATTAACCCATCTTGATCTTTCCAGAAATATAGACCTTGAGTATGTGAAATGTGATGATAATCAATTTGAATATCTGGATTTCTCGCATAATCGGAATATTGATTCTTTATATTGCAGGAATATGCCGAGCTTAAGATCAATATGTGTACCGGATATAGAATTTGCGAACGCGTACTACCATAAAGACATCACAGCAGACTGGATTGATGATTGTGTTCTGGGCATTAATAATGATCAGAAAAAAACGACCATTAATATTTTTCCTAATCCTTCAAAAGACATAGTTTATCTGGAACACAATTCTAGTTGGGAAATATTCGATGTATATGATAAAATTGTTTTATCTGGTTCGGGTTTTCAACTTGATTTAACAAATCAACCTCCTGGTGTCTATATAATTCGGATAACAAATGAAAATGGACAAACTTATTCTCAAAGATTGATTAAAGAGTAG
- the pnuC gene encoding nicotinamide riboside transporter PnuC: protein MSEIEIIATIFGVICVWLTIKQHIACWPIGLVQVVLYISVFYQAKLYADMVLHVIYVLLSIYGWYHWSESNINKESSGITLCGKFTYIYGALCLALTLILGFTFTLYTDASLTYPDSFIMSSSLIAQWLMSRKKLESWILWIHTDIVAIYVYWYKELYWTTGLYLLFLFMAISGLAEWRKDYYQAKSILVK, encoded by the coding sequence ATGTCTGAAATAGAGATCATAGCAACAATATTTGGAGTAATTTGTGTATGGCTTACTATAAAACAACATATTGCCTGTTGGCCTATAGGGCTCGTTCAGGTAGTGCTTTATATTTCTGTTTTTTATCAGGCAAAACTTTATGCAGATATGGTTTTGCATGTCATCTATGTACTGCTTAGTATTTATGGATGGTACCATTGGAGTGAAAGTAATATTAATAAAGAAAGTTCTGGAATTACTCTTTGTGGAAAGTTTACATATATCTATGGAGCTTTGTGTCTGGCATTGACTCTTATATTAGGATTCACTTTTACATTGTATACAGACGCATCACTTACTTATCCGGATTCTTTCATCATGTCTTCAAGCCTGATTGCTCAATGGCTTATGTCCAGGAAAAAACTTGAATCCTGGATCCTCTGGATTCATACTGATATAGTGGCTATTTATGTTTACTGGTATAAAGAACTTTATTGGACTACAGGTTTGTATCTGTTATTCCTTTTTATGGCTATTTCAGGGCTTGCAGAATGGCGTAAGGATTATTATCAGGCTAAATCTATTCTGGTTAAATGA